The Rhododendron vialii isolate Sample 1 chromosome 5a, ASM3025357v1 genome contains a region encoding:
- the LOC131327786 gene encoding protein DMP4-like has translation MAEPPPPPPAKRGSNGRLLHKTLAATATLANLLPTGTVLAFQALLPSFSNGGDCQITNKYLTASLIVFCADLCFLSSFTDSFTDCNGKLYYGIATFKGLYIFNCNGEERERAKDLARYKISCVDFVHAFMSLFVFLIFTLSDSEVQGCLFPGAGVDENVLVMNLPLGAGVLSSFLFVLFPTTRRGIGYADLTPGER, from the coding sequence ATGGctgaaccaccaccaccacctccggcaAAACGCGGTTCCAACGGCCGCCTACTTCACAAAACACTAGCCGCCACCGCCACCCTGGCAAACCTTCTCCCAACAGGCACGGTCCTTGCATTCCAAGCTCTATTACCATCATTCTCCAACGGCGGCGACTGCCAAATCACAAACAAGTACCTCACCGCATCGCTTATCGTGTTCTGTGCCGACCTTTGCTTCCTCTCCTCCTTCACGGACAGCTTCACCGACTGCAACGGGAAGTTGTACTACGGTATCGCCACCTTCAAGGGCCTGTACATTTTCAACTGCAACGgcgaggagagggagagagcgaAGGATCTGGCGAGGTATAAAATCAGTTGCGTCGACTTCGTTCACGCCTTTATGTCGCTGTTCGTGTTCTTGATCTTCACTCTAAGCGATTCGGAGGTGCAGGGGTGCCTTTTCCCTGGAGCTGGAGTTGATGAGAATGTGTTGGTGATGAATCTGCCGCTGGGGGCTGGCGTTTTGTCGAGCTTTCTGTTCGTTCTCTTCCCAACTACGCGGAGAGGGATCGGGTATGCCGACCTGACTCCCGGGGAAAGATGA